The window TTGAGCACTTATGCTTTTTAAATCGTCTAAAAGAGAAgtctttttatttagtttttgagtTATGTATCATTTCCGCCGACTCTGAATGATTATTATGTGGTATTTCCCCGACCCTGTCCGAGTTGTGGTTGTTAGAGGAAGTTCATAACTTGCTAAGATAAGGAAAATGAACGTatatccattttttctttttggtcaGATATCTGGGCAGGTTCCTGATAAAGCTGGTGTGGAGTTGTCTGGAGAGGTGCTCTCCACGTGATATGTTCAATATGGACTCTGAACTCTATAAAGCACGTGTCTTCATTCAAGAGAAAATGTAAGGCTTATCATTATATATCTCTCTTTGATGAAGACTTCAggccttctttcttttgttcttgtgCTTCTTTCTGTCCCTTACTTACGCATCCCGTACTTAGCATGGCTTCTCAAAAATCTAATGACATATAGATTTAATAGTTAACTTTAAGGGCCATGGATGCtagaacattttttatataccCAAATAACATCTTGTGAGGGCCTGAAAATTCATGAAGCAGCTTGAACTTTTAAGTACTTAATCATATGTTTGGGAATTATCTCTTGTTTTTAATGCTAATTTCTTTGTTCCCCTTTTTAAAAGTTCCGCAAATGAAGTTTGTTTAATGGGgttctaattaaaaatgaaaccaGAAAGAAGTATTGTGTAATTAGGCAATTTTAACTGGATGATCTTcagttttattatattctgACATCTTTATTTCTCAAtattggatttttcttttattgagtTAAGATTTATATGTTTACCTTGGTCCAAATTTTCATGTTGTAtcttttaatcatttattttgGATTAGAAATGACTTCATTGATGAATGACACCAAAATCCGTGCAGAGATATTTCTTCTCATCCTCCTTCATTTtcccattttgttttttgtgtgATGGTTAATGGAAAGGAAACATATTTTTGGGAAGATCTTTGGGTGGGAATAGACCCCTCTCCTCTGCATTTCGTTTCCTCGATTATATCATCCGTCCTCCTTAAGAAACTGTTGAGTATTAGATTCGTTGGTTTGTTCAGGGAATTTGGtttctttctcctttgttTTTTGTCGGTCTTTGTCCAATAGGGAAATGACAGAGGTGgcttctcctctctctcttgaTTGAGGCCTTTGATTTTAGGCTTGGGAGAAAAGATGTTCATGTGTGGAGTCCTTCTCTTGTAAGTCTTTCTTTAGATTCTTACTCGATCCCTCTCCTGCTGTTGTGTCGATCTTTGATGTTTTATGGAGGATTAAGATTCCAAAGAGAGTCAAGTTCATTTCTTGGCAAGTATTGCTTGGGCGTGTGAATAACAAGAAATAGGCTTGTGAGAAAGATGCATTTCGTTATTGGGCCCTTGGTGCTGTATCCTTTGTCGAAAGGCAAGAAAATGTGGATCACCTTCTCTGGGAGTGTCAATATGCACGATTTGTGTGGAATGGATTTTTTCAGGAGTTTGATTTTGCTCTTGCTCGTAAGAGGGATGTTTGTTTGATGATCAGGGTGTTCCTTCACCATCTGCCTTTAaaagagagttttttttttttttgcatgtgGAGGTGTGCATGATTTCGTGGGATCCTTAGGGTGAGAGAAACAAGAGAGTGTTTCGTGATGGGGAGTGAGACCCTAGTGAGGTTTGGTCCTTGGTGAagtttcatgtttctctttaGGCTTTTGTTTCGAAgactttttttgtaattatcccTTAGGCGACATTTCACTTAGTTGGAATCCCTTTGTCtatggggtttttttttttcttttacgtCCTTgtatgcttttattttttttcttaatgaatgAAATGATCCAAAGAGATACGAATTGGCTCCCATTTAAATGGAATACAAAACATGTCTCCCATTTTAGGatatttcttaataattatgaaatcATTCAACTCtgtagcttttctttttcaatttttttaggaCTTTTGTGCCTTAATTTTCTACTTTATATATgacaatttgatatttttcagTGACTGTTGTTCgagaaaattttactattgcatattaatattttatatttctgcTTTTCAgttttgagattttattaCAGCGGCATCAACGGCCCATTGATGACCTACAGAGGCTGAGGTTCAAGGACATTGTGAAACGCTTAGAGGAGGGTCTTTTTAAAACGGCTCTTACAAAGGTCTCCACCTTCACCTCCACCCTCATTGTAAACAAATTACCACTACAATATTGCAGAAGAGTGCAGAGACCACCTCTTTTGTGGTTTATCTTTTATAAGTCTCAGATAAACAAGCATGCCAACATTTTACTTATTGTGATTCTAAGTAACTCTGGAGTTCATATGTTTTCTCTGGGAATAAACTTTGTCGTTATGGTAATATGACACAGGATGACTATATGAACCTGGATACTCTGGAGAGTCGTCTGCACAGTTTGATCAAGCGTTCACCCATGAATAATCAGAACCAGCAATATCAACAAGTGGTTAGTTCTTCTTCTGCAATAAGTCAGATGATTCCAACTCCTGGTATGGCTCACAGTGGGAATTCCAAAATGATGGTTGCATCTTCGGATGATTCTATTATTTCTGCTAGTGCCAGCTTAGCACCTATGACTGCTAGCACAGGAAGCATCATGCAAGCTGGTGGAATAAATGGTGGTTCCTTCAACAGAGCTGAAGGTAACTTccactaaaatattttgtccCTGTGTGaacagtttttcttttatgaaaaaagttataatatcCTCCTTTTCAGGTCCCATGACCAGTGGATATCAGCAGTCTCCTAGTTTCTCGGTTGGTTCTAGTGGAGTTATATCATCTGCTGGTGCACACAGAATTACTAGTCAAATGATTCCTACACCAGGTTTCAGTAATAACATTAACCATGCAAGCAGCAACCAGTCTTATGCAAGCAGAGACAATTCTAGTAATGGTAGTGGGCTTCCCAGTGTTGAATCTACAGGGCTGTCTCAAGTGCAATTGCAAAAGCAGCATATTGGCGGTCAGAACAGTCGTATATTACAGAATCTTGGTAGCCAAATGGGTAGTGGAATAAGGTCTGGCTTACAGCAGAAATCTTATGGCTTTACAAATGGACCTGCAAATGGTAGCTTAGGATTAATAGGTGGCAATGTACAACTTTTGAAAGAATCTAGCACCTCGGAGGGCTATCTGACTGTCTCGCCTTATGCTAATTTAACCAAACCTGTACAACAATCCTTTGATCAGAATGACAAATCGTTGGTGCAAGGTATTATTTCTCTCTATCTTTATTGGCTCCAGCCTTTCTTGTCGAGCAGTTCTTGATGAAAAATCACATCGTTACCACTTACCTGTTTTGTAATAAGAATCAATTTCTTTTGGCAGGCGATGCATATGGAATGAATAATACTGACTCTTTTGGATCAGAAAACCTTTATGGCCCTGCAACATCTGTTGGATCAATGATGACTGCTCACAATTTGAACCCGACAAATTTGCCATCTATGTCTAAAACCAGTTCACCTTTCTCCAGTAACCAGTCAAATTTTCATGGAACTCAACAGGGCACTCACTCTCCCCTAATTGATGGGTCAGATAAGATGAATTTCCAACCTCCACTATCTTCCAGGGAAAACATCATTGATTCTCATACACAGCAGCAGTTTCAACAACATCACCAATTTCAACCTCAACAACAACCATTTCTTCAACAGTCAAGTGTCCAGAAACAACAAATTCAACCTCAGCAGCATCTACTAAATAACGATTCTATTAATCAGGTTCAGTTAGCCTCTAACCTGGGCAGTCATGTGAAGCAGGAACCTGGTGGGGAGCATCATAATGGGCCTTTCCAGCCACAAGTTTCCGAACATTTTCCACTGCCTGAGGCACATAACCAATTTCATCAGAATCCTAGTGAAGACTGTGTGAGGAATGCTCAATATCTTTCTGTTTCTTCTAGCCAGAGTGATATTTGTTCCCCACTTTCTCAAAGCTCTCAACAGATGCAACAATTTTTGCATCCACAcctattaaattcaaattctcaaaATCGTTTTAGCAGTCCAGCTGGAGCTCTATCAGATGCAACTTTGCAGGTTCAATGGCATCCTCAATCACAAGATAGAAATCACAGGCAAGGGAGCATTGTTCATGAGCAAAATGTCCAGCATGATTTCCGTAAAAAGGTATCCAGTCACGATATAGTGCAGGGTGATAATTTACCTACGGAAGGATCAACAATTGGGCACTCCTTTGTTACTAGGACCAAGTCTGAGCCTCCTAATCCCCTTGGTGCCACCTGCCAGAACAACAATAGTGCACGCCAATTTATAAATCAGCAGAGATGGCTCCTATTCTTGCGACATGCTCGTCGCTGTGTAGCTCCTGAAGGGAAATGTCCAGAACGAAACTGTGTCACTGCTCAGAAATTGTGGCAACATCTTGATAGATGCAGTTCTTCTAAATGCACATATCCCCGCTGCCAGCCTACCAAGTTATTGCTTCATCATCACAAGAGATGTAGGGATCTAAACTGTCCTGTTTGTATTCCTGTCCGAGACTATATCCAGAGCCGAAAGAGCGTGCGTGCCCACAATGCATCTGATTCAAGTTTGCAAAAGTTAACCAATGGATTCCCTAAAACCTGTGATGCTCCAGATAACACCACtagatatattttgaaaactcttCAGGCTTCTGAAACTTCAAAGGATCTGCAATCTTCTCTTAAGCGGATGAAGATAGAGCAGTCCTCTCAGTCTCTTGTTCCCAAGAGTGAGAGTTTGGCAGTTTCAGCTTCTGCTATGAATGAACGACACATGTCATTGGATGTGCAGTGCCAAGGTTATCAGCAAGGTGATGATACTATGGCTGTTAAGCATGAGCTCGCAGATGTGAAAATGGATGTGCTGCAGAGCTCTACTCTTGAAAGCCATAGTGACTTAAAGGAAGCTAATGCAGAGAATAATTGCAGCCAAAGGTCTGATGGTGACCTTGTCACATACGATGAGTTTTCTAGTTTACCAAAGCAAGAGAATGTTAAAATTGAGAATGAGACGGAGTCAAGCATGCAAGATCATTCAGTGCATGTCACTGAGCATGCAGCGGCCACCAAGTCTGGGAAGCCAAAAATTAAAGGGGTTTCACTAACTGAATTGTTTACTCCAGAACAAGTGAGAGACCATATCATTAGTCTCAGACAGTGGGTTGGCCAGGTTGGTTAACAAGCTTTTATTCTGTGTTGTTTTTATAGAGATACGTTGgagaatatattttgataaaaatgcaaataaaattttatttatttcataactatGTTTTGTCTAGACAGAAAGTAATTcactttttgaatttataatggATATATGTGAAAACATTAGTTCCGtcaaaaattttgttttgaattctAATGATCCCTTATAAGTTCCTAGCTTTTGAGAAATGGTCCATCTTCATTTAACCTTTGTTTCTGGTTCAAGAAATGGTATGCATCACGGGTGCTTGATGACAAGATCCAGTGCACTTAGCTATCTcaaaacttctttatttaCTGTCTTTTTCTCCAGAGCAAATCCAAGGCTGAGAAGAATCAAGCAATGGAACAATCAATGAGTGAGAATTCCTGTCAACTGTGTGCAGTTGAGAAACTCACTTTTGAGCCACCACCTATATATTGCACGCCATGTGGTGCACGTATAAAACGAAATGCAATGTATCATACAGTAGGTGCTGGTGATACACGacattatttttgtattcCATGTTACAATGATGCTCGTGGAGATGTTATTGTTGCTGATGGGACTACCATTCCCAAGTCAAGgctagagaagaagaaaaatgatgaagagACTGAGGAATGGGTATGTGTATTTGCAGTGAGCTATGGTTTATTTTAGGTGATTTTCTTATGCTtcatcttttagttttttttaacgtcCCTGATGCTTTCTTTCAGTGGGTTCAATGCGATAAATGTGAAGCATGGCAACATCAGATCTGCGCTCTTTTCAATGGTCGGAGAAATGATGGTGGTCAAGCTGAGTATACCTGTCCAAATTGTTACAttcaagaaattgaaagagGAGAGCGTATACCATTACCTCAGAGTGCTGTTCTTGGTGCCAAAGAATTGCCCAGAACAATTCTTAGTGATCACATAGAGCAGCGGTTGGTTAAGAGATTGAAACATGAAAGAGCTGAAAGGGCGAGGATTCAAGGGAAAAGTTACGATGAGGTAATTTTGAACAACCAAACCTccctttttttaaatggaaacaaacctcttcattgatataatgaaatgaaatgaaagccTCTTGTGtcattgaattttctttttcaatagcAGTCATGGAGTACTGCcaagtgtttttttcttgaatcAGATTTTCGCACTTCAGTTTTGGGtggggtttttgttttgtattcttatattttttttttcactttatgATTTATCTTCTTGTGAAAAGCACCAAGAAACATGATCTATTCAGACTGCTACTTCAACTTCAGCACATATTCAGtttctttaattcatttgttCTATTGGTGTTGCTAGGTTCCTGGAGCAGATGGGCTTGTCATTAGAGTTGTTTCTTCCGTTGACAAAAAGTTGGAAGTTAAGCAAAGGTTTCTCGAAATAtttcaagaagaaaattatCCATTTGAGTTCCCTTACAAATCCAAggtacaaaaattaaaagcatgATGCACTGTTATTAGGACTGTtatgttgtttaatttctagatatatagatataaCCTTCTATTGTAACATGATCTGCTAGGTAATGAGATGTCACTTTTCAGTATCATCTGAAGCTAtcttctttaaatattttgccagGCAATTCTATTGTTTCAGAAGATTGAAGGTGTTGAAGTGTGCCTATTCGGCATGTATGTTCAAGAATTTGGGTCTGAGTGCCAGTTTCCTAATCAGCGCCGTGTTTATCTCTCATACCTTGATTCAGTAAAGTATTTCAGACCTGAGATTAAGACGTACACTGGAGAGGCTCTCCGAACTTTTGTTTACCATGAAATTCTGgtcagtttttttctttcaagctCTTATCTGAACAAGTACTATTTTATATACATGTGAGTTGTTTTAGTCATGTTCTTTGTTATTGTATTTTGGCcctattttttatcttttcagaTAGGATATCTTGAATATTGCAAAATTCGGGGTTTCACAAGCTGCTATATATGGGCCTGTCCTCCATTGAAGGGTGaagattatatattatactgTCATCCAGAAATCCAGAAAACACCAAAATCTGATAAACTTCGGGAGTGGTAACATTTATGGATACGAATACTAGTTTCTCTAGTTTGAGATATAAGcattttattctttgttgACTCCTTATTTGGCATGCTTTTCAATTTCAGGTATTTATCCATGTTGAGAAAAGCTGCCAAGGAGAAAATTGTTGTTGATCTGACTAATCTATTTGATCATTTCTTTGTCTCCACTGGTGAGTGTAAGGCCAAGGTTACAGCAGCGAGGCTGCCATATTTTGATGGTGATTATTGGCCTGGTGCTGCGGAGGATTTGATTTATCAACTTCGGCAAGAAGAGGATGGAAGAAAACAGAACAAAAAAGGAATGACTAAAAAGACAATAACTAAGAGAGCTCTAAAAGCATCTGGTCAATCTGATCTTTCTGGTAATGCGTCGAAGGATCTGCTACTAATGCATAAAGTAATCTCTCTTTTCCagaatcttcttttttttgttttttgtattttgtatttttaaacatatttaatatctgtgtgtgtgtgtgtgtgtgtgtattggGGCAATTTGCAAAATTCAATCCTGAAGTATGGGTTGGTTAGAATTTGCAccttttgaactttcaattggaaaaattaacctcaatttttttggagtataaaaatagtatctctaaactttcaagtacaaattgacaaaaattaaCCTCAAATTTTTTGGAGTATAAAAATAGtatctctaaactttcaagtacaaattgacaaaaattaaACCTCAAACTCTCATCGATATGACGATTAAATCCATACTACATATTTCGTCTCTACCTTCCACCTCTTTATCCCTGGGTCATTCCCTTTCCTTCAATAACCCACTTTCTCTCCACTTGAAGGCAAGGGAAGCCtttaaactaacaaaaaaaagccTTCCTGTCAAGAGGCTTGACGTCATCTCGAAATCCCTCTCCAAAAGTTAACCTGTTAATCCAATGGATACGCTTATCTGAATATAGAAAATGTCTCATTTTAAGCTAATCCCTTACATTAACAGTATCCCATTGAAATGATGCTAATGGATCATGTATCTGAAAAAAGGAAGGGAATGACCAAGGAAGGGAGAGGTGGAAGGTAGAGAGAGAACAAGAAGAAATAGGAGAGATATTGAGTAAAatggattttcttttcacacaATGAGAGTTTTAACCTTTagagttgatttttttatattgaaaagtttgagggtttaatttttatgatcGAAACTTTAAGGGTGCAATTGTTGGAAACATCATACTTCACGTGTGGTTTTTGCAGTTTGTCCAAAATGTTACTGATATTTAGGCAGCCTTGGTCATTTGGCTGTGTTTCATTAGGccacattttattttgctcTTCCACACTTTGTAACGTCGtgcaattttcattttttcttagcATGTTTTTCTATATATCTGTTAAGTTATAAGTATGAACAAATTCTGATTAGATGTTATGCTGGCAGAGTGTTAAGTTTTTCTAGTTGTAAAATTATGTGTATGAATAACATTTCTGTAGGATATAAAGCAATCAATTTATTGGCAGTGGGTTGTGCTTACAACTTTACGTATTAGAAAGTTCTGTTCGTTTTAGATAAATTGAGATAGCATACTCTGTCCTGCAATATATTCTTTATTTGGgtgaaattttagtttgtgATGCTCCAGTGAGGAGGTATCAAACGTATtatctcaaatttttatatgttatttctCCAGCTCGGTGAAACTATTTCTCCCATGAAGGAGGATTTTATCATGGTTCATTTACAGCACGCTTGCAGTCACTGTTGTATTCTGATGGTATCCGGAAATCGCTGGGTTTGCAACCAATGCAAAAACTTTCAGCTTTGTGATAAGTAAGAGTAACAAATTATCTCTTATTTATTGAATCCGAAAATCAAGATTTTATCATTTGACCATTATTTTTGGAGCCATCAACTGAAGAACTTAAAATGTTCTTCATTTGATGGTTTTTCTGGAAATACACGTGACTTCTCATgttattatctttttgttttgttttgtaaaatgaGTATTGGTTTTTCATGGAATTTTTCTACTGGAATTCCACGGGCtatataatgataataatactttttatgATGAGAATGAGATGATATTAGCAGTACAAAAGAAGAAtgtcatataaaaaaaagatgttacaaaagaagggaaaaaaattctGACGCGAAAAAAGTTATAATCATCTATGTGTAGAGTAGTTTTCAAGTCGTTGATTTTTATGCAGTCCTTTTACCTTgtgttcaaaattaattggtgGGTGCTCGAAGGGGATGGCTGCATTGTCCATGCACCAGCTATTGGCTAGCTACTGTGTTgccatttttataatatagagTTGATAGGCTTTTCCGGATATTTCTgtatgttttattaaaatgagCTGGAATGATGTCTAGATATTTGTGACTTGAGGTTTGAGAACGTATTGTTTCAATGTAAGTAATTGGGCGAAGTCAtaagttgttttctttatattgtttaacCTGATTTTAAGAACTAATTGTTCTTTTACTTCTTACATTCAAAACCAACTGGTGAATGCTGGAAGGTGATGTTTTCTTTGTCCATTGCAGCTTTTTGCTGCAGTTTTgcaatttattgttattttgattgtatgaattttatagttttgtaATTAACTTGGTGGCCGATGGTGgcttttagatatttatatatgtctATGTCGATAGGAATTGAAAGTAGTGTGTCTAGTATTGAAGGAGGCTAGGGAATACATTTGTTCTGGGAGTTTTGTGTTCATTAAGGCAATGGGAGGATAATGTCCAGTtgttttttcatcattttttttaaagcacTAAGCTTTTCATTAAGAGAATGAAAGAGACTAATgtgtaaaatttaaagaaaccAGGGAAAAGACAAttctaaaaatagaataatcaAACATGAATGGGAGagtttcattgtttttttttagttgctatctatttctttcaatttttttttaagttctgtttcctttagaaaaagaaaatagaataaccaaaaatacaaagaaagagATAGCAACTAAGAAGAAACAATGAAACTCTCCCAGTTCTTGTTTAGGTCTTGGATAGAGTAACTCTTGTTGCATTTTTATAATGAGAACCATGAAGAAGATGTTTAGCGAGCTGAATCAAAGGACTCAAAATGTGACTGAAGAATCTTTAAATATGCTCTGAGTTCTTTCGTTCAATAACAACACAGATTagggtattttttatttacacttCTATAACGTAAGAAGCAAGGAAATTGTTCATTCTAAAAGTCAAGGCACTAAAAGTAGAAAAGTGAAGATACATCACTAACCATCATACTGGttcacatctttttttttttaaatggagcTTCTTTATTAGTACTGGTTCACATCTATTTCctttgtttagtttaatttgtgTGGTTCTTCACTTGGTTGTCAATTATGGTAATGGTGGATCTCgaaaatctgaaaatggtgTTTCTTCTCCGAAGacctatgtttttttttctttccctcacATGATGATTTGGTCACAGGTGCTATGAGGCAGAACAAAAAcgtgaagaaagagaaaaacatcCTATAAATCAAAGAGAAAAGCATGCCCTCTATCCTGTATGTTTTTGAATCCACGGAAATATGTTCAccatttttgtatatttgttaGTTTAAACATTACCTGCAAACATAACATTCTATCCAACCAAGGCCTGAAAATGTTTTAAAGCGTTAATACATCCaatcatctttttatttattatttgtactttAGAGTTAATGAGTTTGCTGAACTGAACTCTGCAGGATGAAATCAATGGCGTGCCTATTGATACCAAAGATAAAGACGAGATTCTTGAGAGTGAATTTTTTGACACAAGGCAAGCATTTTTGAGTTTGTGTCAAGGAAATCATTATCAGTATGATACTCTTCGGCGAGCTAAGCATTCATCAATGATGGTTCTTTATCATCTTCATAATCCAACTGCCCCGGCATTTGTCACAACTTGCAATCTATGTCAACTGGATATAGAAACTGGTCAAGGTTGGCGTTGTGAAGTTTGCCCTGATTATGATGTATGTAATTCCTGTTACCAAAAAGATGGAGGTATTGACCATCCTCACAAGTTGACTAATCATCCTTCCGTGGTTGATCGAGATGCACAAAATAAAGAAGCTCGGCAACTACGTGTCTTGCAGGTTTTGTGGACATTTTCTTGTTATGCATTAGCTCTTGACATTATATCTTCATCTAGACGCATTCTTGGCCCTGCATTTActgtaaatttcttttttgactTTTAGCGTACTTCTTGTTGGCTTTTCAACTATGTGCCACTTCAGGTTTCTTGATGTTTGTGAAAATAACATCTATGCATTTAGTAGTCCCAATCTTTTCCCAACGTCTAGAAGTTAAATGtagaacaagaaaaatgttCTGCTTCATTTAGTGCTTTATTTTTAGTGGTATTTTGTGATTAACTAAATGTTCATTTAATTAGATGATTTGATCAAGAAGTGAACAACTAAGCATTTCACTGCAGTttgattctttcttttcacatTACTATGGAGGCTTGTTTTGTTCGTTTTGCTCTAATTAACAGGCAGTGGATACTCATCATTCCTCTAATCTTGATTTTGGCAATCACCTTGACCGTTgaaatattacttttcttttcttttttcccatGAGGTCTTGCATCATGCATTTCTTGTTTCATTCTGTATGCCTTACTTTTGTTAGTTTGATGTTGCAGCTTAGGAAAATGCTGGATCTTTTGGTGCATGCATCTCAATGTCGTTCTTCACTTTGTCAATATCCAAACTGTCGGAAGGTGAAGGGGCTTTTCCGACATGGGATACAATGCAAAACACGTGCATCTGGTGGTTGTGTTCTCTGCAAGAAAATGTGGTACCTCCTTCAACTACATGCTCGAGCTTGCAAAGAATCTCAATGCCACGTGCCCCGTTGCAGGTAATGTCtacatcattt of the Cucumis sativus cultivar 9930 chromosome 3, Cucumber_9930_V3, whole genome shotgun sequence genome contains:
- the LOC116402690 gene encoding LOW QUALITY PROTEIN: histone acetyltransferase HAC1-like (The sequence of the model RefSeq protein was modified relative to this genomic sequence to represent the inferred CDS: deleted 1 base in 1 codon), encoding MNVYPFFLFGQISGQVPDKAGVELSGEVSPRDMFNMDSELYKARVFIQEKIFEILLQRHQRPIDDLQRLRFKDIVKRLEEGLFKTALTKDDYMNLDTLESRLHSLIKRSPMNNQNQQYQQVVSSSSAISQMIPTPGMAHSGNSKMMVASSDDSIISASASLAPMTASTGSIMQAGGINGGSFNRAEGPMTSGYQQSPSFSVGSSGVISSAGAHRITSQMIPTPGFSNNINHASSNQSYASRDNSSNGSGLPSVESTGLSQVQLQKQHIGGQNSRILQNLGSQMGSGIRSGLQQKSYGFTNGPANGSLGLIGGNVQLLKESSTSEGYLTVSPYANLTKPVQQSFDQNDKSLVQGDAYGMNNTDSFGSENLYGPATSVGSMMTAHNLNPTNLPSMSKTSSPFSSNQSNFHGTQQGTHSPLIDGSDKMNFQPPLSSRENIIDSHTQQQFQQHHQFQPQQQPFLQQSSVQKQQIQPQQHLLNNDSINQVQLASNLGSHVKQEPGGEHHNGPFQPQVSEHFPLPEAHNQFHQNPSEDCVRNAQYLSVSSSQSDICSPLSQSSQQMQQFLHPHLLNSNSQNRFSSPAGALSDATLQVQWHPQSQDRNHRQGSIVHEQNVQHDFRKKVSSHDIVQGDNLPTEGSTIGHSFVTRTKSEPPNPLGATCQNNNSARQFINQQRWLLFLRHARRCVAPEGKCPERNCVTAQKLWQHLDRCSSSKCTYPRCQPTKLLLHHHKRCRDLNCPVCIPVRDYIQSRKSVRAHNASDSSLQKLTNGFPKTCDAPDNTTRYILKTLQASETSKDLQSSLKRMKIEQSSQSLVPKSESLAVSASAMNERHMSLDVQCQGYQQGDDTMAVKHELADVKMDVLQSSTLESHSDLKEANAENNCSQRSDGDLVTYDEFSSLPKQENVKIENETESSMQDHSVHVTEHAAATKSGKPKIKGVSLTELFTPEQVRDHIISLRQWVGQSKSKAEKNQAMEQSMSENSCQLCAVEKLTFEPPPIYCTPCGARIKRNAMYHTVGAGDTRHYFCIPCYNDARGDVIVADGTTIPKSRLEKKKNDEETEEWWVQCDKCEAWQHQICALFNGRRNDGGQAEYTCPNCYIQEIERGERIPLPQSAVLGAKELPRTILSDHIEQRLVKRLKHERAERARIQGKSYDEVPGADGLVIRVVSSVDKKLEVKQRFLEIFQEENYPFEFPYKSKAILLFQKIEGVEVCLFGMYVQEFGSECQFPNQRRVYLSYLDSVKYFRPEIKTYTGEALRTFVYHEILIGYLEYCKIRGFTSCYIWACPPLKGEDYILYCHPEIQKTPKSDKLREWYLSMLRKAAKEKIVVDLTNLFDHFFVSTGECKAKVTAARLPYFDGDYWPGAAEDLIYQLRQEEDGRKQNKKGMTKKTITKRALKASGQSDLSGNASKDLLLMHKLGETISPMKEDFIMVHLQHACSHCCILMVSGNRWVCNQCKNFQLCDKCYEAEQKREEREKHPINQREKHALYPDEINGVPIDTKDKDEILESEFFDTRQAFLSLCQGNHYQYDTLRRAKHSSMMVLYHLHNPTAPAFVTTCNLCQLDIETGQGWRCEVCPDYDVCNSCYQKDGGIDHPHKLTNHPSVVDRDAQNKEARQLRVLQLRKMLDLLVHASQCRSSLCQYPNCRKVKGLFRHGIQCKTRASGGCVLCKKMWYLLQLHARACKESQCHVPRCRDLKEHLRRLQQQSDSRRRAAVMEMMRQRAAELNNTG